The proteins below are encoded in one region of Pleuronectes platessa chromosome 14, fPlePla1.1, whole genome shotgun sequence:
- the lamp1b gene encoding lysosome-associated membrane glycoprotein 1b: MTQTAVQSWSLGLTLHLVLAVALHQGFATVAPPTVAPTTAAPHKDPSSPERGNYVVSNNGTVCLLASMGLQLNISFSSLSQNKTVQEVVNIQPNATNSSGSCKSDIATLRLTTDAQKTNLTFSFTLNTTSNKYHLSSVSLSAAWPDMKDPVSVRNNSLDYLRGSLGFSYMCREKQTLDVVQTVSINIVQVQVQPFGLTGSQFGAAEECQLDEDDMLIPIIVGAALAGLVVIVLLAYLIGRKRSHAGYQTI, encoded by the exons CCGTCGCTCTGCACCAGGGTTTTGCTACCGTTGCTCCACCTACAGTCGCCCCGACCACCGCTGCACCGCACAAAGACCCCAGCAGCCCTGAAAGAGGGAACTACGTGGTGAGCAACAATGGTACCGTCTGCTTGCTGGCATCCATGGGCCTCCAGCTCAACATCAGCTTCAGCTCCTTGTCCCAGAATAAG ACCGTGCAGGAGGTTGTAAACATTCAGCCTAACGCGACAAATAGCTCTGGATCATGCAAGTCGGACATCGCCACCCTGAGGCTGACAACAGATGCACAGAAAACCAACCTCACCTTTTCCTTCACCCTG AATACAACATCCAACAAGTACCACTTGAGTAGCGTGTCTCTGTCCGCAGCCTGGCCAGACATGAAAG ACCCCGTCTCAGTGCGCAACAACAGTCTGGACTACCTGCGAGGAAGCCTGGGCTTCTCGTACATGTGCCGAGAGAAGCAAACCCTGGACGTGGTCCAGACTGTGTCCATCAACATTGTCCAGGTGCAGGTGCAGCCGTTCGGTCTGACTGGAAGTCAGTTTGGAGCCG CGGAGGAATGTCAGTTGGATGAAGATGACATGTTGATCCCCATCATCGTCGGAGCAGCTTTAGCGGGTCTTGTCGTGATCGTGCTCTTGGCCTACCTCATCGGCAGGAAGAGGAGCCACGCCGGCTACCAAACCATCTGA